The window CGGGAGACCAAGAAGAAGCAGGAGCGAAATGTCGACGCAAACGCTCAGCAGCTTGCTAAGCGGGTGCTTGCGCTGGACGGACAGCCACGACAGCGCCGTATCAGCATGGTGCGTTGCATGAATGCGCCAGAGCAGCGGCGAATGCTCGAAACGGTGGCGCCAATAGACGACGAAATCATACAGCAGGAACGCGGCAAGGACCGTGAGCGGGGCTGGCAGGGATTCCCAGAAAGGCGCGAATAGTGCGCCCATTCCAAGAGCTTCGCGGATCGCACCGCTCGGCAGGGCGAGAAGCGGTGCAAGCAGGACCAGATTGATCAGCGCGAGGCTGAGATTGGTCGTGAATTCCTTGCGCGTGCGGACCATCGCATCGAGCAGGCCGGTGCGCTTCACAAGGAGAGCGAGGCTGCCGAAGAAGAACCCCGCCAAGAGCAGGAGATTCAGCGTCGATCGCAAGGGTTCGTAAAAGATTTCCATCACGCCATCCCTGCTACAAGATTGTAGTTAGGGAGACGTTAAGTCAACCGGCAGAAACCTCGAGGAAGCCGGGGACCGGGCCATTCCATTCGCCGGGCTTGCCACCGTCGTCTTCCCGCGCATCATCACGACGCGGCTTGCGGGCCTTGGCGGGCTTGCCTTCCGCCTTACGCTCGGGCTTAGGGCGCGCGGGACGTTCCGACCGCTCGGCGCGTTCCGACCGTTCGGCGCGTTCCGACCGTTCCGGACGATCCTCTCGCGCCTTGCGCTCTTCGCGGCCCGGCCGGTCTTCCTCTTTCGAAGGCTCGACCAGTTCGACGCGGACGTCCTTCTTGCCGAAAACGGGAATTTCCTTGCCCGTCAGCTTCTCGACATTGGCAATCGCTTCTCCGTCTTCTTCAGCGACGAAGGTAAAGGCGCGCCCCTTTGCCCCTGCACGGCCCGTGCGACCGATGCGGTGGACATAGTCGTCCGGGTGCCAGGGCGTGTCGAAGTTGAAGACGTGGCTCACGCCCTTGATGTCGAGGCCGCGCGCAGCAACGTCGCTGGCGACGAGGATATTCACCTCGCCCTTCTTGAAGCGGTCCAGTTCCTTCAGGCGGCTGGACTGGTCCATGTCGCCATGGATTTCGCTGCTGGCAAAGCCATGGCTCTGCAGGCTCTTGTTGAGTTCGCGAACCGTGGTCTTGCGATTGGCGAAAATGATCGCGGTTTCGACATGGTCGTGGCGCAAAAGCCAGCGCAGGGTTTCGCGCTTCTGGCGGGACTTCACCGGCACCTTGAAGGCAGTGATGTCCTTGTTGGTGGTTGCAGCACGGCTGACTTCGATGCGCTTCGGGGACTTGAGGAACTTCTTCGCCAGCTTCTCGATCGGCGGCGGCATCGTTGCCGAGAAGAGCATCGTCTGGCGGTTTTCCGGCAGCTTGTCGCAAATGAACTCGATGTCGGGGATGAAGCCCATGTCCAGCATGCGGTCGGCTTCGTCGATGACCAGCAGTTCGCAGCCGTTGAGCAGGATCTTG of the Qipengyuania gaetbuli genome contains:
- a CDS encoding sterol desaturase family protein, with protein sequence MEIFYEPLRSTLNLLLLAGFFFGSLALLVKRTGLLDAMVRTRKEFTTNLSLALINLVLLAPLLALPSGAIREALGMGALFAPFWESLPAPLTVLAAFLLYDFVVYWRHRFEHSPLLWRIHATHHADTALSWLSVQRKHPLSKLLSVCVDISLLLLLGLPEWSIGLAGLVIAFWGFFVHCDVPWTLGIFGRVLLSPAAHRLHHIRDEELMGTNYGNTLTLWDKMFGSYCDPTPYLNCETGIAEGTRNLGGELLRPFEKRYWTRRKDPAAEETEAAA
- a CDS encoding DEAD/DEAH box helicase, translating into MNFADLGLSPDLLAAVADAGYTEPTPIQAQAIPPVLMMKDIIGIAQTGTGKTASFVLPMIDIMASGRRRALMPRSLILAPTRELAAQVAENFEKYGKNHDLKLALLIGGVQMGDQVKALNEGVDVLIATPGRLMDLFERGKILLNGCELLVIDEADRMLDMGFIPDIEFICDKLPENRQTMLFSATMPPPIEKLAKKFLKSPKRIEVSRAATTNKDITAFKVPVKSRQKRETLRWLLRHDHVETAIIFANRKTTVRELNKSLQSHGFASSEIHGDMDQSSRLKELDRFKKGEVNILVASDVAARGLDIKGVSHVFNFDTPWHPDDYVHRIGRTGRAGAKGRAFTFVAEEDGEAIANVEKLTGKEIPVFGKKDVRVELVEPSKEEDRPGREERKAREDRPERSERAERSERAERSERPARPKPERKAEGKPAKARKPRRDDAREDDGGKPGEWNGPVPGFLEVSAG